In the Thermodesulfovibrio yellowstonii DSM 11347 genome, one interval contains:
- a CDS encoding lytic transglycosylase domain-containing protein, protein MKNVVVLFLFFTLIFCLPCYSEETSPVIKQDEKKEVIFLGNEDFKLLPDTKESFIERVEKNIVLFSEKLKEKFSLWLSRSTKYIEKMKEILVEKGLPEDLVYLPLIESGFNVNARSRAKAVGPWQFIESTAKRYGLIVDWWRDERKDPIKSTVAAANYLKDLYKMFGDWSLALAAYNAGEGRIYKAMNRVAENDYWMLLNTKYLPRETKNYVPKYIAAITIAKQPESFGFNNIKEHETINYEEVVIPSPTDIDIIAKCAQVDVSIIKELNPELKRWSTPMNVKEYIIRIPEGKKEDFLSNFEKIPPEKRFSHDTYVTKKGDTVYKIAKKTGFSPTVLYEMNGNEVFKNLKPETKIMIPPHDKFTPTNEDKFHENKKPKKKVTLKKKKNSSVSKTKKAKNNKKA, encoded by the coding sequence ATGAAAAACGTGGTTGTTTTATTTCTTTTCTTTACTTTGATTTTTTGCCTTCCTTGTTATTCTGAAGAGACCTCTCCTGTTATCAAGCAAGATGAGAAAAAAGAAGTAATATTTTTAGGCAACGAAGATTTTAAGCTTTTACCAGATACAAAGGAAAGCTTTATTGAAAGAGTAGAAAAAAATATTGTTTTATTCTCTGAAAAACTGAAAGAAAAATTTTCTCTTTGGCTTAGCCGTTCTACAAAGTATATTGAAAAAATGAAAGAAATACTTGTGGAAAAGGGCTTACCAGAGGATCTTGTTTATTTGCCTTTAATAGAAAGTGGATTTAATGTGAATGCTCGCTCAAGAGCAAAAGCTGTTGGTCCATGGCAGTTTATTGAAAGCACTGCAAAAAGGTATGGTTTAATAGTTGATTGGTGGAGGGATGAAAGAAAAGATCCCATTAAATCAACTGTTGCTGCGGCAAACTATCTTAAAGATCTTTACAAAATGTTTGGAGACTGGTCACTGGCTTTGGCAGCTTATAATGCTGGCGAAGGAAGAATTTATAAAGCCATGAACAGGGTTGCTGAGAATGATTACTGGATGCTTCTTAATACAAAGTATCTACCAAGAGAAACAAAAAATTATGTGCCAAAATATATTGCAGCTATAACAATTGCCAAGCAGCCAGAGAGTTTTGGATTTAATAACATAAAAGAACATGAAACAATTAATTATGAAGAGGTTGTTATTCCTTCTCCTACTGATATTGATATAATTGCCAAGTGTGCACAGGTTGATGTAAGTATAATCAAAGAATTGAATCCAGAACTTAAAAGATGGTCTACTCCTATGAATGTTAAAGAGTACATTATTAGAATTCCTGAAGGTAAAAAAGAAGATTTTTTATCAAACTTTGAAAAGATACCACCTGAAAAAAGATTCAGCCATGATACATATGTAACAAAAAAAGGTGATACAGTTTATAAAATTGCTAAAAAAACAGGATTTTCACCAACTGTTCTTTATGAGATGAATGGTAATGAAGTATTTAAGAACTTAAAACCAGAGACAAAAATAATGATTCCTCCTCATGATAAATTTACACCTACAAATGAAGATAAATTTCATGAAAATAAAAAACCAAAAAAGAAAGTTACATTGAAAAAGAAGAAAAATTCATCTGTTAGCAAAACTAAAAAGGCAAAAAATAATAAAAAAGCTTAA
- a CDS encoding co-chaperone GroES: MKIKPLKDRVVVKFSSEELEKTPGGIYVPDVAKEKPQKGTVVEIGSEVKEVKVGDTVLFDKYAGSKIKVDDVEYLIIKEEEILGIVEK; encoded by the coding sequence ATGAAGATTAAGCCACTCAAAGACAGAGTAGTTGTAAAATTCTCATCTGAAGAACTTGAAAAAACCCCAGGAGGAATTTATGTGCCTGACGTAGCAAAGGAAAAACCACAGAAAGGCACTGTTGTTGAAATTGGTTCTGAGGTAAAAGAAGTAAAAGTAGGTGACACAGTTCTTTTTGACAAGTATGCAGGATCAAAAATTAAAGTTGATGATGTAGAGTATTTAATCATTAAAGAAGAAGAAATACTTGGAATAGTAGAAAAATAA
- a CDS encoding nucleotidyltransferase domain-containing protein, with translation MPEISKNQKNQIIHLLKTLLHNEEKVVFAYLYGSFIEQTFFNDIDIAIYCSEIESVFNFQADMKIKISNELINAGIDIAPDYIDLRVINNAPYDFLIEVLDRGVLIVDKNPELRTNLIEKVSLNYRINQIVLNEFYR, from the coding sequence ATGCCGGAGATTTCAAAAAATCAGAAAAATCAAATAATTCACTTGCTCAAAACTCTTCTTCACAATGAAGAAAAGGTAGTTTTTGCCTATCTTTATGGTTCTTTTATTGAGCAAACCTTTTTCAATGATATTGATATAGCAATTTATTGCTCAGAAATAGAATCAGTATTCAACTTTCAGGCAGACATGAAAATTAAAATTTCTAATGAATTAATAAATGCAGGGATAGACATAGCTCCAGATTATATTGATTTAAGAGTAATTAACAATGCTCCCTATGACTTTCTAATTGAAGTTCTTGATAGAGGTGTTCTAATTGTGGACAAAAACCCGGAATTAAGAACAAATCTTATTGAAAAAGTATCACTCAATTATCGTATAAATCAAATAGTCCTCAATGAGTTTTATAGGTAA
- the hepT gene encoding type VII toxin-antitoxin system HepT family RNase toxin, whose product MNIDVKRISQYIYEIKENTDDIKSILEDFSPEEILNNKRILKALKFSLVEIAESISLTIQHILAKNYGIPVKGYIDTIKKAREKNIIDESIYVSLKPFFDFRNILIHRYWQIDDSLLLKNVKENLESFYQFIETIREKFIK is encoded by the coding sequence ATGAATATTGATGTAAAGAGAATTTCTCAATATATTTATGAAATCAAAGAGAATACAGACGATATAAAATCAATACTTGAAGATTTCTCTCCTGAAGAAATTTTAAATAATAAAAGGATTCTTAAAGCTTTAAAGTTTAGTCTTGTTGAGATTGCTGAATCAATCTCTCTAACAATCCAGCACATACTTGCAAAAAATTACGGTATCCCTGTAAAAGGCTATATTGATACAATCAAAAAAGCCAGAGAAAAAAATATAATTGATGAATCTATATATGTCTCTCTTAAGCCTTTTTTTGATTTCAGAAATATCTTGATTCACAGATACTGGCAAATTGATGACTCTCTGCTTCTTAAGAATGTAAAGGAAAATTTAGAAAGTTTCTATCAGTTTATAGAAACAATCAGAGAAAAATTCATCAAATAA
- a CDS encoding sensor histidine kinase: protein MSKLFQKTLLGIIFLFAIIFITISVFSGWHLYNNLSEEYKSKGTAIASSIASSSAETILNLDSATVQAMIDQFLEIEGVSYVFVVDSTGEIISHTFIPTIPEEIKRISQIHKTGIRDVSIEGIGDFSDIVSPITEGAVGYVHVGMNKNNINQKMWAVLGKQLTLLSLIFIFSVLLAYFMVNRISQPLNQLTEYAKKLLAHDFDAKVDIKSKDEIGLLSNTMQSMANNINEVFDRYEFALKDAVVELQDTLAYLTTIIDNMADGLIVVDKDGVINHINPAASEMFGKAEFEMIGKNVKILGKELDKLVKKSLNTEEIVSNEINLVNERVGKAVAKSIKKEYFSEESEAKGILGSVILIRDITQEKEVDRLKTEFITVVSHELRTPLTSILGFIEIINKKFTENILPHLDMNNFRLSKAVNKINKNFKIILSEGERITSLINDVLDISKLESGKAIWNFKEISIQGVITDAYKALSSLFEQKGIPCYIEIQPSLPFINADRERLIQVVINLLSNALKFTEKGYVKCKTALNADEIVVSVEDSGIGIPEEEKERIFEKFKQVGDLIRGKPKGTGLGLAISKQIVEAHGGKIWVESELGKGSTFYFTIPLKRKEEFNENINS from the coding sequence ATGTCAAAGTTATTTCAGAAAACTCTCTTGGGGATAATATTTCTCTTTGCTATTATATTTATAACAATAAGTGTTTTTTCTGGCTGGCATCTTTATAATAATCTATCTGAAGAATACAAATCAAAAGGAACTGCTATTGCAAGTAGTATTGCCTCATCTTCTGCAGAAACAATACTCAATCTTGATTCAGCAACTGTTCAGGCGATGATAGACCAATTTCTTGAAATTGAAGGAGTTTCCTATGTTTTTGTTGTGGACTCAACAGGTGAGATAATTTCGCATACATTTATTCCAACAATTCCAGAAGAAATTAAAAGAATCTCACAAATACATAAAACCGGGATAAGAGATGTAAGCATAGAAGGTATTGGAGATTTTTCAGATATAGTCTCTCCAATTACAGAAGGAGCTGTTGGATATGTTCATGTAGGCATGAATAAAAACAACATTAATCAGAAAATGTGGGCTGTGCTTGGTAAACAGCTCACCCTTCTTTCTTTAATTTTTATTTTCAGTGTTCTTCTTGCTTATTTTATGGTAAATAGAATATCACAACCCCTTAACCAGCTCACTGAGTATGCTAAAAAACTCCTTGCTCATGATTTTGATGCTAAAGTAGATATCAAATCAAAAGATGAAATCGGTCTTCTTTCAAATACAATGCAATCAATGGCAAACAATATAAATGAAGTATTTGACAGATATGAATTTGCACTTAAAGATGCTGTAGTAGAACTTCAGGATACGCTTGCTTACTTAACTACAATAATTGATAACATGGCAGATGGACTTATTGTTGTTGATAAAGATGGTGTGATAAACCATATTAATCCTGCTGCCTCAGAAATGTTTGGCAAAGCAGAGTTTGAGATGATAGGGAAAAATGTAAAGATTCTTGGAAAGGAGCTTGATAAGCTGGTAAAAAAATCACTTAATACTGAGGAGATTGTTTCTAATGAAATAAATCTCGTTAATGAAAGAGTTGGAAAGGCTGTTGCAAAAAGTATTAAAAAAGAATATTTTTCTGAAGAATCCGAAGCTAAGGGAATTCTTGGCTCTGTAATTTTAATAAGAGATATTACTCAGGAAAAAGAAGTTGACAGGCTTAAAACGGAATTTATTACTGTTGTAAGCCATGAACTAAGAACTCCGCTTACTTCAATACTCGGATTTATTGAAATAATAAATAAAAAATTTACAGAAAATATTCTTCCACATCTTGATATGAATAACTTCAGGTTATCCAAAGCTGTAAACAAGATAAATAAAAATTTTAAAATAATTCTTTCTGAAGGAGAGAGAATAACTTCATTAATAAACGATGTTCTTGATATCTCCAAACTTGAATCAGGCAAAGCTATATGGAATTTCAAAGAAATTTCAATACAGGGAGTAATCACAGATGCGTATAAAGCGCTTTCATCTCTTTTTGAGCAAAAAGGAATCCCCTGTTATATAGAAATTCAGCCCTCTCTTCCATTTATCAATGCTGATAGAGAAAGGCTCATTCAGGTAGTTATTAATCTTCTTTCAAATGCTTTAAAGTTTACAGAAAAAGGATATGTAAAATGCAAAACCGCACTCAATGCAGATGAGATTGTTGTGAGCGTGGAAGATAGCGGAATAGGTATTCCAGAAGAAGAAAAAGAAAGGATTTTTGAGAAATTTAAACAGGTAGGAGATTTAATAAGAGGCAAGCCAAAAGGCACAGGACTGGGACTTGCAATCTCAAAACAGATTGTGGAAGCTCATGGAGGAAAAATTTGGGTTGAAAGTGAATTAGGAAAAGGAAGCACCTTTTATTTTACAATCCCTTTAAAAAGAAAGGAGGAGTTTAATGAAAATATTAATAGTTGA
- a CDS encoding tetratricopeptide repeat protein, with amino-acid sequence MKQKPEDVQTLKEKLFAQKKKLVIGIFVFLGIVFLITGFYVYNLKQETDAKELQYEAYKALLQQKFSQAGDLFIKAYEKKKNITYLINAGYAYSFAGDNKKAIEYLSKVASMNDENFSNLAKFKMAMIYLKDNDKERATKTLKEIIDGKSTVMKDVALFEMAKISDNKDEAKKYYEEIINKFPSSTMVESAKAELQKLSN; translated from the coding sequence GTGAAACAAAAACCAGAAGATGTACAAACACTTAAAGAAAAACTTTTTGCACAAAAAAAGAAATTAGTAATCGGAATTTTTGTATTTCTCGGTATAGTTTTCCTGATAACAGGTTTTTATGTTTATAACCTTAAACAAGAAACTGATGCAAAAGAGCTTCAATACGAAGCATACAAAGCATTGCTTCAGCAAAAATTTTCGCAGGCAGGTGATTTATTTATTAAAGCCTATGAGAAAAAGAAAAATATTACTTATCTTATAAATGCAGGTTATGCATACTCTTTTGCAGGAGATAACAAGAAAGCTATTGAATATTTAAGCAAAGTAGCAAGTATGAATGATGAAAATTTCTCAAATCTTGCAAAATTTAAAATGGCAATGATTTATCTTAAAGACAATGATAAAGAGCGCGCAACTAAAACTTTAAAAGAAATTATAGATGGTAAATCAACTGTAATGAAAGATGTTGCACTATTTGAAATGGCAAAAATATCGGATAATAAAGATGAAGCAAAAAAATATTATGAAGAGATTATAAATAAATTTCCTTCTTCTACAATGGTTGAATCTGCAAAAGCAGAACTACAAAAATTAAGTAATTAA
- a CDS encoding response regulator: MKILIVDDESLIRELILQIIDELEDMDIETIEACDGVEGLELIKKEKPDIVLLDIMMPKMSGFEICRILQKEPPSWDMKVVMLTAKGQEIDKQTAKELGVKWYITKPFKIDDIIKLLKELTEVH; encoded by the coding sequence ATGAAAATATTAATAGTTGATGATGAATCTCTTATCAGAGAGTTGATTTTACAAATAATTGATGAGTTAGAAGATATGGATATAGAAACAATTGAAGCCTGTGATGGAGTTGAAGGGCTTGAGTTAATAAAAAAAGAAAAACCCGATATAGTCTTATTGGACATAATGATGCCAAAGATGAGCGGATTTGAAATATGTAGAATTTTGCAGAAAGAGCCTCCCTCTTGGGACATGAAAGTTGTTATGCTTACAGCAAAAGGGCAGGAAATAGATAAACAAACTGCTAAAGAATTAGGAGTAAAATGGTATATTACAAAACCATTTAAAATAGATGATATAATAAAACTTTTAAAAGAACTTACAGAGGTGCACTGA
- a CDS encoding sensor histidine kinase, whose amino-acid sequence MRFQTKIFILFLFSAVIIFSTINFITIYFFKEEYIKFENEFTSIYQDILKHGKNHPLPPYLKRYGDEIIIDKTYYEERFARYSKTVLIWEALFILILSFLFYKVLVLINKKEIEHEEFLKFLFFVLSHKIGNFLSVMKTNIEILKLKPELRVLERIENSCNLIDDEIKKSMEAIKKLPKISKSRQTVNLNEVVNKTVSKFVTDKKVIFTSRQLFLDINPEAFETIIFLLLDNAFRYSRSKVHIKICSDVIAIRNDFSEILKGSGIGLQIVEYLCRIHKFSIKYRAKGEHFLTILKFL is encoded by the coding sequence TTGAGATTTCAAACAAAAATATTTATTCTATTTCTGTTTTCAGCAGTGATTATCTTTTCTACGATAAACTTCATAACAATCTACTTTTTTAAGGAAGAATATATTAAATTTGAAAATGAATTTACCTCTATCTATCAGGATATTTTAAAACACGGTAAAAACCACCCTCTCCCGCCTTATTTGAAAAGATACGGAGATGAAATAATTATTGATAAAACATACTATGAAGAGAGATTTGCGAGATACTCCAAAACAGTGCTTATTTGGGAAGCTTTATTTATTTTGATTTTAAGCTTTCTTTTCTATAAAGTTTTAGTTTTAATAAACAAAAAAGAAATAGAGCATGAAGAATTCTTAAAATTTCTCTTTTTTGTTTTATCTCATAAAATTGGAAATTTTCTCTCTGTAATGAAAACAAATATAGAAATATTAAAACTTAAACCTGAACTGAGAGTTCTTGAAAGAATTGAAAATAGTTGCAATCTTATTGATGATGAAATAAAGAAATCCATGGAGGCAATAAAGAAGCTACCCAAAATATCAAAAAGCAGACAGACAGTTAATTTGAATGAGGTAGTAAACAAAACGGTTTCAAAGTTTGTGACTGATAAAAAAGTAATCTTTACTTCAAGACAACTTTTTCTTGATATAAATCCTGAAGCATTTGAAACAATAATTTTCCTTCTTCTTGACAATGCCTTCAGATACTCCCGAAGCAAAGTGCACATAAAAATTTGCAGTGACGTAATTGCCATAAGAAATGATTTCTCAGAGATTCTTAAAGGTTCAGGAATAGGATTACAAATAGTTGAATATCTATGCAGGATACATAAATTCTCTATTAAATATAGAGCTAAGGGAGAGCATTTCCTAACTATTTTAAAGTTTCTATAA
- the groL gene encoding chaperonin GroEL (60 kDa chaperone family; promotes refolding of misfolded polypeptides especially under stressful conditions; forms two stacked rings of heptamers to form a barrel-shaped 14mer; ends can be capped by GroES; misfolded proteins enter the barrel where they are refolded when GroES binds) produces MAAKQLIFGDAARQSILKGVTLLTDAVKATLGPRGRNVVIERKFGSPNVTKDGVTVAKEIDLKEPFENMGAQLVREVASKTSDVAGDGTTTATVLAYAIYKEGLKYVSAGANSMDLKRGIDKAVEAVVEELKKISKPVVDKKEIAQVGTISANNDVSIGELIAEAMDKVGKDGVITVEEAKGMATTLDIVEGMQFDRGYISPYFITDPERLECILEDAFVLIHDKKISTMKDLLPILEQIARMGRPLLIIAEDVEGEALATLVVNKLRGVLQVCAVKAPGFGERRKAMLEDIAILTGGTVISEDIGLKLENVKVEDLGKAKKIIIDKDNTTIVEGAGDPQKIQARIKQIKVQIDETTSDYDREKLQERLAKLAGGVARINVGAATEAEMKEKKARVEDALNATRAAVEEGIVPGGGVALLRCQKALEKIKFENHDQQLGAEIVKKALEEPIKQIIANAGVEATLIVEKVKENKNINYGYDAYAEKFVDMMEAGIIDPTKVTRTALQNAASVAGLMLTTEVLVAEIPEEEKKPPMPSPDMY; encoded by the coding sequence ATGGCAGCAAAGCAGTTAATATTTGGTGATGCAGCAAGACAGTCTATTCTTAAAGGTGTTACACTCCTTACTGATGCTGTAAAAGCAACATTGGGACCAAGAGGAAGAAATGTAGTAATTGAGAGAAAATTCGGTTCTCCCAATGTAACAAAAGACGGTGTCACAGTTGCAAAAGAGATAGACCTTAAAGAGCCCTTTGAAAACATGGGAGCTCAGCTTGTTCGTGAAGTTGCTTCAAAAACATCTGATGTTGCTGGTGACGGAACAACAACAGCAACAGTATTAGCCTATGCTATTTACAAAGAAGGTCTTAAATATGTTTCAGCTGGTGCCAATTCAATGGACCTCAAAAGAGGAATTGACAAAGCAGTTGAAGCAGTTGTTGAGGAACTTAAAAAAATCTCAAAGCCTGTTGTAGATAAAAAAGAAATTGCTCAGGTTGGAACTATCTCTGCAAACAATGATGTTTCCATAGGTGAGTTGATTGCTGAAGCAATGGACAAGGTTGGGAAAGACGGTGTTATAACTGTTGAAGAAGCAAAGGGAATGGCTACAACCCTTGATATAGTAGAAGGAATGCAATTTGACAGAGGATATATTTCACCTTATTTCATTACTGATCCAGAAAGACTTGAGTGTATTCTTGAAGATGCTTTTGTTTTAATCCATGATAAAAAAATATCAACTATGAAGGACTTACTCCCAATTCTTGAGCAGATTGCAAGAATGGGTAGACCGCTTCTCATTATTGCAGAAGATGTTGAAGGTGAAGCACTTGCAACATTGGTTGTAAACAAACTCAGAGGAGTACTTCAGGTTTGTGCTGTAAAAGCACCAGGATTTGGAGAAAGAAGAAAAGCAATGCTTGAAGACATAGCTATTCTGACTGGTGGAACAGTTATTTCTGAGGACATAGGCCTCAAACTTGAGAATGTCAAAGTTGAAGACCTCGGCAAAGCAAAGAAAATAATTATTGACAAAGATAACACAACAATTGTTGAAGGGGCTGGTGATCCACAAAAGATTCAGGCAAGAATCAAGCAGATAAAGGTTCAGATAGATGAAACTACTTCAGATTATGACCGCGAAAAACTTCAGGAAAGACTTGCAAAACTTGCAGGCGGAGTTGCAAGAATAAATGTTGGTGCAGCCACTGAAGCGGAAATGAAAGAAAAGAAAGCAAGAGTAGAAGATGCATTAAACGCGACAAGAGCTGCTGTTGAAGAAGGAATTGTTCCTGGTGGTGGAGTAGCGCTTCTGAGATGTCAAAAAGCATTAGAAAAAATAAAATTTGAAAATCATGACCAACAACTTGGAGCTGAGATAGTTAAAAAAGCTCTTGAGGAACCAATAAAGCAGATTATAGCAAATGCAGGAGTTGAAGCTACCCTGATTGTTGAGAAAGTCAAAGAGAATAAGAATATCAATTATGGATATGATGCTTATGCAGAAAAGTTTGTTGATATGATGGAGGCTGGAATTATAGACCCAACAAAAGTTACAAGAACAGCTCTCCAGAATGCTGCTTCTGTGGCAGGCTTAATGCTTACAACAGAGGTTCTTGTAGCTGAAATTCCTGAAGAGGAAAAGAAACCTCCAATGCCATCACCTGATATGTATTAA
- a CDS encoding isochorismatase family protein, with translation MKLEKFFIKPENSLLIIIDVQEKLAKAMKEEIVEKTLKNITTLIELCKLYHIPIVFTEQYPKGLGKTLDRIKTLINEEAIEKISFSSVGEEKFANKIKDIGRQKIILTGMETHVCVFQTAVDLLARDYHVFVPYDAVCSRRKQDWQIGLELMKQAGAVISCTETLAFQILKKAGTTEFKKILEFIK, from the coding sequence ATGAAACTTGAAAAATTTTTTATAAAACCTGAAAATTCTCTGCTTATAATAATTGATGTTCAAGAAAAACTTGCTAAAGCCATGAAAGAGGAAATTGTTGAGAAAACTTTGAAAAATATTACAACACTTATTGAGCTTTGTAAACTCTATCACATTCCAATAGTTTTTACTGAGCAGTATCCAAAAGGATTGGGCAAAACCTTAGATAGAATCAAAACATTGATAAATGAAGAAGCTATTGAAAAAATTAGCTTTAGCTCAGTTGGAGAAGAAAAGTTTGCAAACAAAATTAAAGACATTGGAAGGCAGAAAATTATTCTTACAGGTATGGAAACCCATGTATGTGTCTTTCAGACAGCGGTTGACCTTCTCGCAAGAGATTATCATGTTTTTGTGCCCTATGACGCTGTCTGTAGCCGCAGAAAACAAGATTGGCAAATTGGGCTTGAGCTTATGAAACAAGCTGGTGCAGTCATATCCTGTACTGAAACATTGGCATTTCAGATTCTTAAAAAAGCTGGGACAACAGAGTTTAAAAAAATTCTGGAGTTTATAAAATGA
- a CDS encoding histidinol phosphate phosphatase domain-containing protein, with protein MIDLHIHSVFSDGELIPAEIIRRAEAIGYKALAITDHADHSNIDLIIPRIVKVMERIQPFTNMVLLPGIEITHVPPDTIPDLAKESRRLGAKIVIVHGETLVEPVKEGTNIKALQSDIDILAHPGLITEEEAIEASARNIYLEITSRRGHSLSNGHVAHAALKYGAKLVINTDCHSPGDFISKEFAIKILKGAGLIEKEIYKVFQNMEEIIRRKIK; from the coding sequence ATGATTGACTTGCACATTCACAGTGTTTTTAGCGATGGAGAATTAATTCCTGCAGAAATAATCAGAAGAGCCGAAGCAATTGGCTATAAAGCTCTTGCAATAACTGATCATGCAGATCACTCAAATATTGACCTAATTATTCCCAGAATTGTTAAAGTGATGGAGAGAATCCAACCTTTTACTAATATGGTTTTACTTCCTGGGATAGAGATTACTCATGTCCCACCAGATACAATTCCTGATTTAGCAAAAGAATCTCGCAGACTCGGGGCAAAAATCGTTATTGTTCATGGTGAAACACTGGTTGAGCCTGTTAAAGAAGGAACAAACATAAAGGCTTTACAGTCAGATATTGATATACTTGCTCATCCAGGCTTGATAACTGAGGAAGAGGCAATAGAGGCATCAGCCCGAAATATATATCTTGAAATTACTTCAAGAAGAGGGCATAGTCTTAGCAATGGACATGTTGCTCATGCAGCCCTAAAGTATGGAGCAAAACTTGTTATTAATACTGATTGTCATTCACCAGGAGATTTTATTTCAAAGGAGTTTGCTATAAAAATACTGAAAGGTGCCGGATTAATAGAAAAAGAAATTTATAAGGTATTCCAGAATATGGAAGAAATTATAAGGAGGAAGATTAAGTGA
- a CDS encoding response regulator transcription factor yields the protein MKILLVEDDRVLGESLEEYLKLENFETLWLWDERKLPNVLNVYEFDVIVIDLILNYSRGEDLITFIREKGIKTPILILTAKKRVEDKETCFLRGADDYLTKPFEPKELVLRLLALSKRKHIDSMINIGDISINIDTKIILKGSKEIKLSKTAWDLLTLFVKRKGEIIDKETILNYVWGGKAVGEEVIRAYIKELRKVLPEGTIQNYKGRGYKLS from the coding sequence ATGAAAATTCTTTTAGTGGAAGATGACAGAGTACTTGGCGAAAGCCTTGAAGAATATCTAAAGCTTGAAAACTTTGAAACTCTTTGGCTATGGGATGAACGAAAACTTCCCAATGTGCTAAATGTCTATGAATTTGATGTAATTGTGATTGATTTAATATTAAATTACAGTCGCGGTGAAGATTTAATAACATTTATACGAGAAAAAGGAATAAAAACACCAATTCTTATATTAACAGCAAAAAAAAGAGTTGAAGATAAAGAAACATGCTTTTTAAGAGGTGCTGATGACTATCTTACCAAACCTTTTGAACCAAAAGAGCTTGTTTTGAGGCTATTAGCACTAAGCAAAAGGAAGCATATAGACAGTATGATAAACATAGGTGATATCAGTATTAATATTGATACAAAAATTATTTTAAAGGGAAGTAAAGAAATAAAACTTTCAAAAACCGCATGGGACTTATTAACATTGTTTGTAAAAAGAAAAGGAGAGATAATTGATAAAGAAACAATTTTAAACTATGTATGGGGTGGGAAAGCAGTAGGCGAAGAAGTTATAAGAGCATATATAAAAGAGTTAAGAAAAGTGCTTCCAGAAGGAACTATTCAGAACTATAAAGGAAGAGGATATAAATTAAGTTGA